Below is a genomic region from Fusobacterium nucleatum.
TTAAGTTCTCTTTTAGCTCTCCTTATTCTATCTTTGATTACTGCTGCTGTACAATTTAATTTTTTTTCAATTTCAGTAAGTCCTAAACCTTTTACAGAATATTTTAAAATATCATTTGCTTGAATAGGATTTATTCTATGATATTTTGCAGATTCCATATCTGCTATATAAACTATATTAGCTTCTTCTGTTTCAGGTTGTACCTTTCCCCATTTACCATGATGTGATTGGACTATATGTGCTATATTTTCTTTAACTTCTTTTATTAATGTATATCCTACTTGCTTTTCAATTAAATTCAAAACTTCATAAACCTCAGATATTATATATTCTGGATTTTGTATCATCATTTGGGAATGAGAAAGATTTTCTTCATTTCTTTTAATACTTGACTTGCTTATATCATGCATTATTATTCCCACTGTGATTGCAAAAAAATCAACATTTTTTGTTGCTTCTTCTAACTCAATATATTTTTCTTTTATTTTGTTAATTGAAATATTTAATACATCATAAGTATGAGTTGAAACTTTCACACCT
It encodes:
- a CDS encoding 3'-5' exoribonuclease YhaM family protein, coding for MVEKNSKSKKFIDCLLNFQDVKDLELCDDQGVKVSTHTYDVLNISINKIKEKYIELEEATKNVDFFAITVGIIMHDISKSSIKRNEENLSHSQMMIQNPEYIISEVYEVLNLIEKQVGYTLIKEVKENIAHIVQSHHGKWGKVQPETEEANIVYIADMESAKYHRINPIQANDILKYSVKGLGLTEIEKKLNCTAAVIKDRIRRAKRELNLKTFAELLEVYKEKGRVPIGDKFFVLRSEETKKLKKFVDKQGFYNLFMKNPLMEYMIDDKIFEK